In the Syngnathus scovelli strain Florida chromosome 16, RoL_Ssco_1.2, whole genome shotgun sequence genome, one interval contains:
- the noxo1a gene encoding NADPH oxidase organizer 1a, producing the protein MSSPRYPISIRLTGVMEKDKKKMYITSVLWSDEEEIVIYRTVEDFKKMHKLIKKAFPGTKKSERIVPKFKVTKKAKAGQKNAPSKSLNYLKPLQRYCNELLSCDPQVNQSVHLIQFLHPKNEELQPEYSRNGVIIMPPETQNQQEQVFSQGSNVTQPFSTETYRCVAPYETKDTKNKPFKVAVDEKVDVLIKDKAGWWLVENEDKCLAWFPAPYLERTDDEPEEDNIDGLPERGLFYTVTKSYKSNKDDEITVSIGASVEVLQKSENGWWLIRYKGKAGYIPSMYLKPPSHIRMGGGHHGHSSPILNPRPLTRQLSRSLEVLSPPVSTRPTAKPTPPISLPKPKPVPPANTRRTPSPDPRHTLSPGAGHTSPPNPGRSSPTNRGHASLSSPGRSSPPNPVQTLPPNRGHVSPPNANYVPTPIILVENEDENDLPMSLTVDSEDDFTSDSDFSSDEYNSSSASTTISLSMSTDNYRMRHSRTPPPPSRHILDPQSATGGKMMLAVSDPNIFKSVSAPKVPPRPQTEEILSRCTTITRKNANRSPSPTPTPIQTR; encoded by the exons ATGTCGTCGCCAAGGTACCCCATCAGCATTCGTTTAACCGGAGTGATGGAGAAGGACAAGAAAAAA ATGTACATCACATCGGTGCTTTGGTCGGACGAGGAAGAGATTGTCATCTACAGGACTGTTGAGGACTTCAAGAAAATGCAT AAGCTGATAAAGAAAGCCTTCCCTGGCACAAAGAAGTCAGAAAGAATCGTGCCTAAGTTTAAAG TCACAAAGAAGGCCAAAGCAGGGCAGAAGAACGCCCCCTCCAAGTCCTTGAACTACCTGAAGCCCTTGCAAAGGTACTGCAACGAATTGCTGAGCTGCGATCCGCAGGTCAACCAGTCGGTGCACCTCATCCAGTTTCTCCACCCCAAAAACGAGGAGCTGCAGCCAGAGTACTCAAGGAACGG CGTCATAATCATGCCCCCTGAAACCCAAAACCAACAAGAGCAAGTCTTTAGCCAGGGCAGCAACGTGACCCAGCCCTTTTCCACGGAGACTTACAGGTGTGTGGCCCCCTACGAGACCAAGGACACCAAGAACAAGCCCTTCAAAGTGGCGGTGGATGAAAAAGTCGACGTGCTCATCAAGGACAAAGCAG GCTGGTGGCTTGTGGAGAATGAAGACAAGTGCTTGGCCTGGTTTCCTGCTCCGTACCTGGAGAGGACGGACGATGAACCAGAGGAAGACAACATTGATGGACTTCCGGAAAGAG GATTGTTTTACACCGTTACCAAAAGCTACAAATCCAACAAAGATGACGAAATAACAGTGAGCATCGGTGCCTCGGTGGAGGTCTTGCAGAAGTCCGAAAACGGCTGGTGGCTCATCAG ATACAAAGGGAAGGCCGGCTACATCCCCAGCATGTACCTGAAGCCCCCAAGCCACATCCGCATGGGGGGAGGCCACCACGGGCACAGCAGCCCCATTCTTAACCCCCGACCCCTGACCAGGCAGTTGTCTAGATCCCTCGAGGTCCTCAGCCCACCCGTGTCCACTAGGCCCACTGCCAAGCCGACACCCCCCATCTCACTTCCCAAGCCGAAACCTGTCCCACCCGCCAATACAAGACGTACCCCATCTCCTGATCCAAGACACACCCTGTCGCCCGGTGCAGGACACACCTCACCTCCCAATCCAGGACGCAGCTCACCTACAAACCGAGGACACGCCTCGCTTTCCAGTCCAGGACGCAGCTCACCTCCCAATCCAGTACAGACCTTACCTCCCAACCGAGGACATGTCTCACCTCCCAATGCAAACTACGTCCCTACGCCCATCATCTTGGTGGAGAATGAGGACGAGAACGATCTTCCCATGAGCCTGACCGTGGACAGCGAGGACGACTTCACAAGCGACAGTGACTTCAGCAGCGACGAATACAATTCATCCTCAGCCAGCACAACAATCAGCCTGAGCATGAGCACAGACAATTACCGAATGCGCCACAGCCGTACCCCTCCGCCGCCATCCAGGCACATACTAGACCCACAAAGCGCAACAGGGGGCAAAATGATGCTCGCCGTCTCTGACCCAAACATCTTTAAGAGCGTCTCGGCACCCAAGGTGCCGCCCAGGCCGCAGACCGAGGAGATTCTCAGTCGCTGCACAACCATCACCCGCAAGAACGCAAACAGATCTCCCAGCCCGACACCTACTCCCATACAGACTCGGTAG